From a single Rutidosis leptorrhynchoides isolate AG116_Rl617_1_P2 chromosome 5, CSIRO_AGI_Rlap_v1, whole genome shotgun sequence genomic region:
- the LOC139847890 gene encoding uncharacterized protein, with protein sequence MAELQPSVDAQINSGIGGPPAAPPPEPAAVAPAAPPPPKRQRRPSVRLGDIGDQHTYENHRRNKQHQWKFPTKDSKSSKTRPLVNLTGAGEISGEFQGVGIDNHQNSNNGGNCNNNGLGGSWKARDFSKSKRGFSGTKRIRSNWGVKMNEGDGRFKDAYDYNYDNNDEDNDNFDDDDDDDDQSLNFSMDNEKDLNFEGGSRGKETRVRVSDGPSDTNARNWNNSNDDDDENDIERNGVRVWLNQLGLGRYAPVFEIHEVDDEVLPLLTLEDLKDMGINAVGSRRKMFCSIQKLGKGFS encoded by the coding sequence atggctGAGCTACAGCCATCTGTAGATGCTCAAATCAACTCCGGCATCGGTGGTCCACCGGCCGCTCCTCCACCGGAACCCGCGGCAGTGGCACCCGCGGCACCACCACCACCAAAACGACAGCGTAGGCCTAGCGTTCGATTAGGAGATATCGGAGATCAACACACATACGAAAATCATCGTAGAAACAAACAACATCAATGGAAATTTCCTACCAAAGATTCCAAATCTTCGAAAACTCGACCGCTCGTTAACCTTACCGGCGCCGGAGAAATTTCCGGTGAGTTTCAAGGTGTTGGAATTGACAACCATCAAAATTCAAATAATGGAGGTAATTGTAATAATAATGGTTTGGGTGGGAGTTGGAAAGCTAGGGATTTTTCGAAATCGAAAAGGGGGTTTTCGGGTACGAAACGAATTAGGTCAAATTGGGGTGTGAAGATGAATGAAGGAGATGGGAGGTTTAAAGAtgcttatgattataattatgataataatgatgaggataatgataattttgatgatgatgatgatgatgatgatcaaagTTTGAATTTTTCGATGGATAACGAAAAGGATTTGAATTTTGAAGGTGGGAGTAGAGGGAAAGAAACTAGGGTTAGGGTTTCAGATGGGCCATCTGATACAAATGCAAGAAATTggaataatagtaatgatgatgatgatgaaaatgatattgAAAGGAATGGTGTTAGGGTTTGGTTGAATCAATTAGGGTTAGGAAGGTATGCACCTGTTTTCGAGATACATGAAGTTGATGATGAGGTTTTACCTTTATTAACATTAGAGGATCTTAAAGATATGGGAATAAATGCAGTTGGTTCCAGGCGAAAAATGTTCTGTTCTATTCAGAAGCTCGGTAAAGGGTTTTCGTAA
- the LOC139847450 gene encoding long chain base biosynthesis protein 2a-like codes for MITIPYATALTTFFSYGLLFAFGQLRDFFRCIFDWCKDNNNLQGYAPICLGLEDFYNRRLYLRVQDCFGRPISSPPDAWIDVVERVSIDNNKTLRRTTNVNRCINLASYNYLGFAATDEYCTPRVIQSMNTYSASTCSTRVDGGTTKLHTELEQVVADFVGKPAAIVTGMGYVTNSAILPVLIGKGGLIISDTLNHNSIVNGARGSGATVEVFQHNTPSSLEKVLRRCVVGGQRRTRKAWKKIIVVVEGIYSMEGEICKLPEIVAICKKYKAYVYLDEAHSIGVIGKTGRGVCELLGVDTSDVDIMMGTFSKSFGSCGGYIAGSKELIQYLKYNCPAHIYGTSLSPPAAQQIISTINVILGKDGSSRGAWKLAQIRENSNYFRSELKKSGFEVLGDNDSPVMPIMLYNPAKIPAFSRECFKRNVAVVNVAFPVTPLLLARARLCISAAHTRDDLVKALEVISTVGDLVGIKYFPAEPKKTLRDEGRPKVY; via the exons atgatcACAATTCCGTATGCAACCGCCTTAACAACCTTCTTCAGTTATGGATTGCTATTCGCTTTTGGTCAATTACGTGATTTTTTCCGTTGTATATTTGATTggtgtaaagataataataatcttcAG GGCTATGCACCGATCTGTCTAGGGCTGGAAGATTTCTACAATCGCCGTCTATATCTTCGTGTTcag GATTGTTTTGGACGACCTATATCGAGCCCCCCTGATGCTTGGATTGATGTGGTGGAGCGTGTTTCCATTGATAATAATAAGACACTCAG GCGAACTACCAACGTAAATCGATGTATTAACTTGGCGTCGTACAACTATCTTGGATTTGCTGCTACAGATGAGTACTGCACTCCCCGGGTTATTCAATCTATGAACACATACTCTGCAAGCACTTGCAGTACTCGTGTTGATGGAG GCACGACCAAACTGCATACTGAATTGGAGCAGGTGGTTGCTGATTTTGTTGGTAAACCTGCTGCCATAGTTACTGGCATGGGTTATGTCACTAACTCTGCTATCCTTCCTGTCTTAATTGGAAAA GGAGGGTTAATAATTAGTGATACTTTGAACCATAATTCTATTGTTAATGGTGCTCGGGGATCGGGTGCTACGGTTGAAGTATTTCAACATAACA CGCCATCATCGTTGGAGAAAGTATTGAGAAGATGTGTTGTTGGTGGACAACGAAGAACTCGTAAAGCTTGGAAGAAAATTATTGTTGTTGTGGAGGGGATATACAGCATGGAAGGGGAAATTTGCAAGCTTCCTGAAATTGTTGCTATCTGTAAAAAATACAAG GCATATGTGTATTTGGATGAGGCTCACAGTATCGGAGTAATTGGGAAAACAGGAAGAGGTGTCTGTGAGCTTTTAGGTGTGGATACTAGCGATGTAGATATAATGATGGGTACTTTCTCAAAATCATTTGGATCATGTGGTGGTTATATAGCAGGATCAAAG GAACTTATTCAGTATTTAAAATATAATTGTCCTGCACATATATACGGCACATCGTTATCACCTCCTGCTGCTCAACAAATTATATCGACTATAAACGTTATTCTTGGCAAGGATGGCTCTAGTCGAG gTGCTTGGAAGCTTGCTCAAATTCGTGAGAACAGCAACTATTTTAGGTCCGAGCTGAAGAAATCGGGCTTTGAGGTTTTAGGGGATAATGATTCGCCCGTGATGCCGATAATGCTTTATAATCCTGCAAAAATTCCTGCCTTTTCAAGGGAGTGTTTCAAACGAAAT GTAGCGGTTGTCAACGTAGCTTTCCCAGTCACCCCTCTACTGTTAGCTAGAGCACGTTTATGTATATCTGCTGCTCATACACGAGACGACTTGGTGAAGGCCTTAGAG GTTATTAGTACAGTTGGTGACCTAGTAGGCATAAAATACTTTCCTGCTGAACCCAAGAAGACACTACGTGACGAAGGCAGACCGAAGGTTTACTAG